GAGCTGGTCACCTTCGCTTCGCTCGAGCAGTGGGAAAATTGGCAGGAAGGGCTGGCCGAGAAAAAAATCGCCGAGCCCCGGCCCGAGCGGACCGCTCCCGCGCCGGCCAAAAAGAAGCTCGGCTATTTGGAGCAGCGGGAGTTCGACGGGATGGAGGCCAAGATCGGGGCGGCCGAGGACCGGCTCCGCGAAAAGCAGGCCGCGATCGAGGCTCCCGAAACGGCCAGCAACGCGGCGCGGCTC
Above is a window of bacterium DNA encoding:
- a CDS encoding ABC transporter C-terminal domain-containing protein is translated as ELVTFASLEQWENWQEGLAEKKIAEPRPERTAPAPAKKKLGYLEQREFDGMEAKIGAAEDRLREKQAAIEAPETASNAARLQELTQEIAGLEAEIEALYRRWAELESRS